A single genomic interval of Scyliorhinus canicula chromosome 15, sScyCan1.1, whole genome shotgun sequence harbors:
- the plk1 gene encoding LOW QUALITY PROTEIN: serine/threonine-protein kinase PLK1 (The sequence of the model RefSeq protein was modified relative to this genomic sequence to represent the inferred CDS: inserted 1 base in 1 codon; deleted 1 base in 1 codon; substituted 1 base at 1 genomic stop codon), which produces MTTASGKPSAKLATVAAPVAKEIPDILVNPKTMKKYMRGRFLGKGGFAKCYEISDVDTKEVFAGKIVSKTLLMKPHQREKMSMEISIHKSLNHSNVVGFHGFFEDDDFVYVVLELCRRRSLLELHKRRKAVTEPEARYYLKQIISGGQYLHENNVIHRDLKLGNLFLNDEMEVKIGDFGLATTVQFEGERKKTLCGTPNYIAPEVIGKKGHSFEVDVWSLGCIMYTLLVGKPPFETSCLKDIPEDXKNEYNIPKHVNPVAASLIQKMLSIRSKCNAHIHELLNDEFFTSGYLPVRLPTTCLTMAPRFSLAPGGXDSSMRRPLTELSKDVPAGDKPGKSEDGVAREVGECNDFYLTDLLQQLNSVIAARPADKAVIRQEEAEDPACIPIFWVSKWVDYSDKYGLGYQLCDNSVGVLFNDSTRLIMYNDGESLQYIDRDMTETYLNFRSYPPSLSKKATLLKYFRNYMSEHLLKAGANITPREGDELARLPFLRIWFRTRSAIVLHLSNGTVQINFFQDHTKIILCPLMNAVTYIDEKREFHTFKLSTIEEYGCCKELVSRLRYARTMVEKLLTTKAVTTQVKHTA; this is translated from the exons atgaccacGGCGTCCGGTAAACCGTCAGCCAAGCTGGCAACAGTGGCCGCCCCGGTGGCCAAGGAGATCCCCGATATCCTGGTGAACCCCAAGACCATGAAGAAGTACATGAGGGGCCGCTTCCTGGGCAAAGGCGGGTTCGCCAAGTGCTACGAGATCTCCGACGTGGACACCAAGGAGGTGTTCGCCGGGAAGATCGTGTCCAAGACGCTGCTGATGAAGCCGCACCAGAGGGAGAAGATGTCCATGGAGATCTCCATCCACAAGAGCCTCAATCACAGTAACGTGGTGGGTTTCCACGGCTTCTTCGAGGACGATGACTTTGTCTACGTGGTGCTGGAGCTGTGCAGGCGGAGG TCTTTGTTAGAATTGCACAAGAGGCGAAAGGCTGTGACGGAGCCGGAGGCTCGCTATTACCTCAAGCAAATCATCTCGGGCGGCCAATATCTTCACGAGAACAACGTTATCCACCGGGATTTGAAGCTTGGCAACCTCTTCCTCAATGATGAAATGGAAGTGAAGATAG GTGACTTTGGCCTGGCCACAACAGTACAGTTTGAAGGAGAACGCAAGAAGACTTTATGTGGAACACCCAACTACATTGCCCCAGAAGTGATTGGCAAGAAAGGACACAGTTTTGAGGTTGATGTATGGTCTCTAGGCTGTATTAT GTATACACTACTGGTGGGGAAACCTCCATTTGAAACTTCGTGTTTGAAAGACATACCTGAGGATTAAAAAAATGAATATAATATTCCCAAG CACGTAAACCCTGTGGCTGCTAGCCTAATACAGAAGATGCTTTCGATCAGATCCAAGTGCAACGCCCACATCCACGAGCTGCTGAACGATGAGTTCTTCACATCTGGCTATCTGCCTGTCCGGTTG CCCACAACGTGCCTGACTATGGCTCCCAGATTTTCTCTGGCTCCTGGGG TTGATTCCAGTATGAGGCGGCCCCTCACTGAACTCAGCAAG G ATGTTCCAGCTGGTGACAAACCAGGCAAGTCAGAAGATGGAGTGGCAAG GGAAGTAGGGGAGTGCAATGATTTCTACCTCACAGACCTATTGCAGCAGTTAAACAGTGTAATAGCAGCAAGACCAGCTGACAAAGCAGTCATCAGACAAG AGGAGGCTGAAGACCCGGCCTGTATACCGATCTTCTGGGTCAGCAAATGGGTTGATTATTCCGATAAATATGGTTTGG GTTATCAATTATGCGACAACAGTGTTGGTGTTCTCTTCAATGATTCCACTCGTTTAATCATGTACAATGATGGGGAGAGTCTTCAGTACATTGACCGTGACATGACTGAAACTTACCTGAACTTTCGATCTTACCCTCCCAGCCTAAGTAAAAAG GCAACCCTGTTGAAATACTTCCGCAACTACATGAGTGAGCACTTGTTGAAAGCAGGGGCCAATATCACTCCCCGGGAAGGTGATGAGTTGGCAAGGCTCCCATTCTTGCGGATCTGGTTCAGGACACGCAGCGCGATTGTCTTGCATCTCAGCAATGGGACCGTCCAAATCAACTTCTTCCAG GATCACACTAAGATCATCCTGTGCCCACTGATGAATGCAGTGACCTACATTGATGAGAAGCGGGAGTTCCATACATTCAAACTAAGCACGATTGAAGAATATGGCTGCTGCAAGGAGCTGGTGAGCCGCTTGCGATATGCACGTACCATGGTGGAGAAGCTGCTCACCACAAAAGCTGTGACAACACAGGTCAAACACACTGCATGA